One Microbacterium sp. zg-B96 genomic region harbors:
- a CDS encoding APC family permease, with protein MSQQERTAGDTTTGGLSKKGLSAGTVGLLGAIVIGISCIAPAYTLTAALGPTVSEVGFQVPAIILVGFIPMLLVAFGYRELNKQMPDAGTSFTWGARAFGPWVGWMAGWGLIAAMILVLSNLAGVAVDFLFLLIDQIAGSPGTIAALAAEPGINVAVCLLFMVGATFVSYRDMQTTQKLQYVLVTFQVVVLVIFAIAAFVHVAGGSAFDASPVELSWFNPFAVGDLAAVVAGLSLSIFIFWGWDVTLTMNEETKDPERTPGRAATLTVVTIVVLYLLLAIALLSFAGIGDGELGLGNPDIQDNVFFFLSGPILGPLAFLVSLAVLTSSASSLQSTFVGPSRTLLAMGHYGALPKQFATVSPRFFTPGFATVVSAVVASGFYAVMRFVSENVLWDTITALGMMICFYYGLTAFACVWYFRKQWFDSARSFFFTLLFPLVGGVSLAALFVITLRDSMKADYGSGSNIAGVGLVFILGVAIILLGIVIMVWQAIKRPVFFRGETLSIDAPPSLRRAKHNRTGVT; from the coding sequence ATGAGCCAGCAAGAACGCACTGCAGGTGATACCACGACCGGCGGCCTGTCCAAGAAGGGCCTGAGCGCCGGCACGGTCGGGCTGCTCGGCGCGATCGTCATCGGGATCTCCTGCATCGCCCCCGCCTACACCCTCACCGCGGCGCTGGGGCCGACGGTGTCGGAGGTCGGCTTCCAGGTGCCGGCGATCATCCTCGTCGGGTTCATCCCCATGCTGCTGGTGGCGTTCGGCTACCGCGAGCTCAACAAGCAGATGCCCGACGCCGGCACGTCCTTCACCTGGGGTGCCCGCGCGTTCGGGCCCTGGGTGGGCTGGATGGCAGGGTGGGGACTGATCGCCGCGATGATCCTGGTGCTGTCGAACCTGGCGGGGGTCGCGGTGGACTTCCTGTTCCTGCTGATCGATCAGATCGCAGGCAGCCCCGGGACGATCGCGGCGCTCGCCGCCGAACCGGGCATCAACGTCGCGGTGTGCCTGCTGTTCATGGTCGGGGCGACGTTCGTGTCCTACCGCGACATGCAGACCACGCAGAAGCTGCAGTACGTGCTGGTCACATTCCAGGTCGTGGTGCTGGTGATCTTCGCCATCGCCGCGTTCGTGCACGTCGCCGGCGGCAGCGCGTTCGACGCCAGCCCGGTGGAGCTTTCCTGGTTCAACCCGTTCGCCGTCGGCGACCTCGCCGCGGTGGTGGCGGGCCTTTCGCTGTCGATCTTCATCTTCTGGGGGTGGGATGTCACCCTCACCATGAACGAGGAGACCAAGGACCCCGAGCGCACCCCCGGCCGGGCAGCGACGCTGACCGTCGTCACGATCGTGGTGCTGTATCTCCTGCTTGCTATCGCGCTGCTGTCGTTCGCCGGCATCGGCGACGGCGAACTGGGGCTCGGAAACCCCGACATCCAGGACAACGTGTTCTTCTTCCTATCGGGACCGATCCTGGGGCCCCTGGCGTTCCTGGTCTCCCTCGCGGTGCTCACCAGTTCCGCGTCGTCGCTGCAGTCCACGTTCGTCGGGCCATCCCGCACGCTCCTGGCGATGGGGCACTACGGCGCGCTGCCGAAGCAATTCGCCACCGTCAGCCCCCGGTTCTTCACGCCCGGGTTCGCCACCGTTGTGTCGGCGGTCGTGGCATCCGGCTTCTACGCCGTCATGCGCTTCGTCAGCGAGAACGTGCTGTGGGATACCATCACGGCGCTGGGCATGATGATCTGCTTCTATTACGGCCTGACGGCGTTCGCGTGCGTCTGGTACTTCCGCAAGCAGTGGTTCGATTCGGCCCGCTCGTTCTTCTTCACGCTGCTGTTCCCGCTCGTGGGCGGGGTGAGCCTGGCGGCGCTGTTCGTCATCACCCTGCGCGACAGCATGAAAGCCGACTACGGCAGCGGCTCGAATATCGCCGGCGTCGGGCTGGTGTTCATCCTGGGCGTGGCGATCATCCTGCTCGGGATCGTGATCATGGTGTGGCAGGCCATCAAGCGGCCCGTCTTCTTCCGCGGCGAAACCCTCTCAATCGATGCCCCGCCGAGCCTGCGCCGGGCAAAGCACAACCGAACTGGAGTCACATGA
- the gabT gene encoding 4-aminobutyrate--2-oxoglutarate transaminase produces MTLIDATPTTPQGGPGLPQVRRLTTAIPGPRSQQILERKAAAVPAGVGHTVPIAAVAAGGGVVVDADGNSLIDLGSGIAVTTVGSAHPKVVEAITAQASQFTHTCFMISPYESYIAVAEALNRLTPGDHAKKSALFNSGAEAVENAVKIARKYTGKQAVVAFDHGYHGRTNLTMALTAKSMPYKSGFGPFAPEVYRAPASYPLRDGLSGPDAAVRAIGLIEKQIGADNLAAVIIEPIQGEGGFIVPADGFLPAIADWCRDNGVVFIADEVQSGFARTGAMFASELFGIVPDLVTTAKGIAGGMPLAAVTGRSEIMDAAHAGGLGGTYGGNPVACAAALAAIDAFENDGLIERAQQIEQILLSRLEAIAAADPRIGEVRGRGAMIAAEFVDPATGAPDAALTGAVAKACLAEGVIVLTCGTYGNVIRFLPPLSIPDELLHEGVDVVASALAAR; encoded by the coding sequence ATGACCCTCATCGACGCGACCCCCACGACGCCGCAGGGCGGACCCGGCCTGCCGCAGGTGCGGCGGCTGACCACCGCCATCCCCGGACCCCGCTCGCAGCAGATCCTCGAGCGCAAGGCCGCGGCGGTCCCGGCGGGAGTCGGGCACACCGTGCCGATCGCGGCGGTGGCCGCCGGCGGCGGGGTGGTCGTCGACGCCGACGGCAACTCGCTCATCGACCTGGGTTCGGGCATCGCGGTGACCACGGTCGGATCTGCCCACCCGAAGGTCGTCGAGGCCATCACGGCGCAGGCGTCGCAGTTCACCCACACCTGCTTCATGATCTCGCCATATGAGTCGTACATCGCCGTCGCCGAGGCGCTCAACCGCCTCACCCCTGGTGACCACGCCAAGAAGAGCGCCCTGTTCAACTCCGGCGCGGAAGCGGTCGAGAACGCGGTGAAGATCGCCCGCAAGTACACCGGCAAGCAGGCCGTCGTCGCGTTCGATCACGGTTACCACGGCCGCACCAACCTGACGATGGCGCTGACGGCGAAGTCGATGCCCTACAAGAGCGGGTTCGGGCCGTTCGCCCCCGAGGTCTATCGCGCCCCGGCGTCGTACCCGCTGCGCGATGGGCTGAGCGGACCGGATGCCGCGGTGCGGGCGATCGGGCTCATCGAGAAGCAGATCGGCGCCGACAACCTCGCCGCCGTCATCATCGAGCCGATCCAGGGCGAGGGCGGCTTCATCGTGCCCGCCGACGGGTTCCTGCCGGCGATCGCCGACTGGTGCCGCGACAACGGCGTGGTCTTCATCGCCGACGAGGTGCAATCCGGGTTCGCCCGCACCGGCGCGATGTTCGCCAGCGAACTGTTCGGCATCGTCCCGGACCTGGTCACGACGGCCAAGGGAATTGCGGGGGGCATGCCGCTGGCCGCCGTGACCGGCCGGTCCGAGATCATGGATGCCGCCCATGCCGGGGGCCTGGGCGGCACCTACGGCGGCAACCCGGTGGCGTGCGCCGCCGCCCTGGCCGCGATCGACGCGTTCGAGAACGACGGCCTCATCGAACGGGCTCAGCAGATCGAGCAGATCCTGCTGAGCCGCCTGGAGGCCATCGCGGCCGCCGATCCGCGCATCGGCGAGGTGCGCGGCCGCGGCGCGATGATCGCCGCCGAGTTCGTCGACCCCGCCACCGGCGCCCCCGACGCGGCGCTGACCGGAGCGGTCGCGAAGGCGTGCCTGGCCGAAGGGGTGATCGTGCTCACGTGCGGCACGTACGGCAACGTGATCCGCTTCCTGCCACCGCTGTCGATCCCCGACGAGCTGCTCCACGAGGGTGTGGACGTCGTGGCATCCGCGCTCGCCGCACGATGA
- a CDS encoding NAD(P)/FAD-dependent oxidoreductase, translated as MTEITRDVVIVGAGAAGLTAANELREAGLSVAVLEARDRVGGRLWTDMIDGAMLEIGGQWVSPDQEALIETLADLGLETFNRYREGESVYIGPDGTASRFTGEAFPVAADTERVIAEITERLDAMVAEIDPDRPYAHPRAQEWDTISWDAWLRLQTDDDEAVRNLAFATGSAMLTKPTHAFSLLQSLLMAASAGSYSNLVDADFILDKRVVGGLQQVPLLLAERLGDDVFLGQPVRTLAWSDAGVTATADGMTVRARAAILALAPVLYNRISFVPALPRLQHQMHQHLSMGFVIKVHAVYDRPFWRERGLSGTAFSPYELAHEAYDNTNHGDERGTLVGFVSDRNADDVFRLSATERKERILESLSHYYGPDAKNPVVYYESDWGSEEWTRGAYAASFDLGGLHRYGADLRTPVGPIRFACSDLAGAGYQHVDGAIRMGRLAAQGIIEGSRS; from the coding sequence ATGACTGAGATCACCCGAGACGTCGTCATCGTCGGGGCCGGTGCTGCCGGCCTCACCGCCGCCAACGAGCTGCGCGAGGCCGGGTTGTCCGTCGCCGTCCTGGAGGCCCGCGACCGCGTGGGCGGGCGGCTGTGGACCGACATGATCGACGGGGCCATGCTGGAGATCGGCGGCCAGTGGGTGTCACCAGATCAGGAAGCGCTCATCGAGACGCTCGCCGACTTGGGCCTGGAGACTTTCAATCGCTACCGCGAGGGCGAGAGCGTCTACATCGGCCCCGACGGCACTGCTTCCCGCTTCACCGGTGAGGCGTTCCCCGTCGCCGCCGACACCGAGCGCGTGATCGCGGAGATCACCGAGCGCCTGGACGCGATGGTCGCCGAGATCGACCCCGACCGGCCCTACGCCCATCCGAGGGCGCAGGAATGGGACACGATCTCGTGGGACGCCTGGCTGCGGTTGCAGACCGACGACGATGAAGCGGTGCGCAACCTCGCGTTCGCCACCGGGTCGGCGATGCTCACCAAGCCCACGCACGCGTTCTCGCTGCTGCAGTCGCTGCTCATGGCCGCGAGTGCGGGCAGCTACTCGAACCTCGTCGACGCGGACTTCATCCTCGACAAGCGGGTCGTGGGCGGGCTGCAGCAGGTGCCGCTGCTGCTGGCCGAGCGTCTCGGCGACGACGTGTTCCTGGGGCAGCCGGTGCGGACGCTGGCGTGGTCGGATGCCGGTGTGACCGCGACCGCGGACGGCATGACGGTGCGGGCGCGCGCGGCGATCCTCGCCCTTGCCCCCGTGCTCTACAACCGCATCTCGTTCGTCCCGGCGCTGCCGCGGCTGCAGCACCAGATGCACCAGCACCTGTCGATGGGGTTCGTCATCAAGGTGCACGCCGTGTACGACCGTCCGTTCTGGCGCGAGCGGGGCCTGTCGGGCACCGCGTTCAGCCCCTACGAGCTGGCGCACGAGGCGTACGACAACACCAACCACGGCGACGAGCGGGGCACGCTCGTGGGCTTCGTCTCCGACCGCAACGCCGACGATGTCTTCCGCCTCAGCGCCACCGAGCGCAAGGAGCGCATCCTCGAGTCGCTGTCGCACTACTACGGCCCCGACGCGAAGAACCCGGTCGTGTACTACGAGAGCGACTGGGGGAGCGAGGAGTGGACGCGGGGTGCGTACGCGGCCAGCTTCGACCTGGGCGGCCTGCACCGCTACGGCGCCGATCTGCGCACGCCGGTCGGCCCGATCCGCTTCGCGTGCAGCGACCTGGCGGGGGCCGGCTACCAGCACGTGGACGGCGCGATCCGCATGGGACGGCTCGCGGCGCAGGGCATCATCGAGGGGAGTCGCTCATGA
- a CDS encoding universal stress protein produces MTAHIVVGYTATKAGRDAVAFASRLAAASAAELDIVIVLPSDGRSVITPPDAGYDRYLREQADTWLAEAAAGVPESVVHREHARYADSFAEGLIDIAGELGAGLIVVGAANGGSRGRHRLGSTTTQLLHSSDVPVVLVPRGARKVAPEVGISRLTVAVGTRPGAEALMAEAVTLSRATGAPLRLLSLVTVDLPPSVDTGVIRIAGAAHAEEVLAETRQALPGGVEAEAVAARGASIEEAVTHLDWQPGEVILVGSSRLAQPRRLFLGSTAAKMLHEVPVPMVVVPRTRTREGAGA; encoded by the coding sequence ATGACCGCACACATCGTCGTGGGCTACACCGCCACCAAGGCAGGGCGCGATGCGGTGGCCTTCGCGTCACGGCTGGCCGCGGCATCCGCCGCCGAGCTCGACATCGTGATCGTGCTGCCCTCCGACGGGCGCAGCGTCATCACACCGCCGGATGCCGGGTACGACCGGTACCTGCGGGAACAGGCAGACACCTGGCTGGCCGAGGCCGCCGCCGGGGTGCCCGAGTCCGTCGTGCACCGCGAGCATGCCCGCTACGCCGACTCGTTCGCCGAGGGTCTGATCGACATCGCCGGTGAACTCGGCGCCGGTCTGATCGTCGTGGGCGCGGCGAACGGCGGTTCCCGCGGCCGCCACCGGCTGGGATCCACCACGACGCAGCTGCTGCACTCCTCCGACGTGCCGGTCGTGCTGGTGCCACGGGGGGCGCGCAAGGTCGCCCCCGAGGTCGGCATCAGCCGGCTGACGGTCGCCGTCGGCACACGCCCCGGCGCGGAGGCCCTGATGGCCGAGGCCGTGACGCTGTCGCGGGCGACCGGCGCACCGCTGCGCCTGCTGTCGCTGGTGACGGTGGATCTGCCGCCCTCGGTGGACACCGGCGTGATCCGCATCGCCGGGGCTGCACACGCCGAAGAGGTGCTCGCCGAGACGCGGCAGGCGCTCCCCGGCGGGGTCGAGGCCGAGGCAGTCGCAGCGCGCGGGGCGAGCATCGAAGAGGCAGTGACCCACCTCGACTGGCAACCGGGCGAAGTCATCCTGGTCGGCTCCAGCCGGCTCGCCCAGCCGCGGCGGCTGTTCCTCGGCTCCACCGCAGCGAAGATGCTGCACGAAGTCCCGGTGCCGATGGTCGTCGTGCCTCGCACCCGCACCCGCGAAGGAGCAGGAGCATGA
- a CDS encoding NAD-dependent succinate-semialdehyde dehydrogenase, whose protein sequence is MSTYAVVNPATGETLATYPTATADEVESALAAADAAYRGWLRRSSTAERARLLRRVAELHRERRDDLAAIIVREMGKPLAAAEGEVDFAADITEYYADHIDQITGDTPVDILGEGTAVIRRAPLGVLLGIMPWNFPYYQVARFAAPNIALGNAILLKHASQCPQSAAAIAEIYADAGFPAGVYTDLRLTNEQAAEVIADRRVQGVSVTGSERAGAAVAEVAGRNLKKAVLELGGSDPFLLLSTDDLDQVVQAAVDARLDNVGQSCNGAKRFLVVDELYDAFLEKFTAAMAAATVGDPFAEDTVLGPLSSVTAAERLADQVDRAVAQGATLVTGGTRDGAFYPGTVLTGVTPDMDAYQEEFFGPVGVVYRVADEDEAVQIANDTGFGLGSYVFTTDPAQAERVADRIEAGMVYVNLVLADSPELPFGGVKRSGTGRELGLLAADEFVNKKLIRVAPGAAGGAGGA, encoded by the coding sequence ATGAGCACGTATGCGGTCGTCAACCCGGCCACGGGCGAGACCCTCGCCACCTACCCCACTGCGACCGCGGATGAGGTGGAATCCGCCCTCGCCGCCGCCGACGCGGCCTACCGCGGCTGGCTGCGCCGGTCATCGACCGCCGAGCGGGCGCGGCTGCTGCGCCGCGTCGCCGAACTGCACCGCGAGCGCCGTGACGACCTCGCCGCGATCATCGTGCGTGAGATGGGCAAGCCCCTGGCCGCCGCGGAGGGCGAGGTGGACTTCGCCGCCGACATCACCGAGTACTACGCCGACCACATCGACCAGATCACCGGGGACACCCCGGTGGACATCCTGGGGGAGGGCACCGCCGTCATCCGCCGGGCGCCGCTGGGCGTGCTGCTGGGGATCATGCCGTGGAACTTCCCGTACTACCAGGTGGCCCGCTTCGCTGCCCCCAACATCGCGCTGGGGAACGCGATCCTGCTCAAGCACGCCTCGCAGTGCCCGCAGTCGGCCGCCGCGATCGCCGAGATCTACGCCGATGCAGGCTTCCCTGCGGGGGTGTACACCGACCTGCGGCTCACCAACGAACAGGCGGCCGAGGTCATCGCCGACCGGCGGGTGCAGGGCGTCTCCGTCACCGGGTCCGAGCGCGCCGGCGCCGCCGTGGCGGAGGTCGCCGGCCGCAACCTGAAGAAGGCCGTGCTCGAACTCGGCGGCTCGGACCCGTTCCTGCTGCTGTCCACCGACGACCTCGACCAGGTGGTGCAGGCGGCCGTCGACGCGCGGCTGGACAACGTCGGGCAGTCCTGCAACGGCGCCAAGCGCTTCCTCGTCGTGGACGAGCTGTATGACGCGTTCCTGGAGAAGTTCACCGCTGCCATGGCGGCAGCAACCGTGGGCGACCCGTTCGCGGAGGACACCGTGCTGGGCCCGCTGTCGTCGGTGACCGCCGCCGAGCGCCTCGCCGACCAGGTCGACCGCGCCGTCGCGCAGGGGGCGACGCTGGTCACCGGGGGCACCCGCGATGGCGCGTTCTACCCCGGCACCGTACTCACCGGGGTCACGCCGGACATGGATGCCTATCAGGAGGAGTTCTTCGGACCCGTCGGCGTGGTCTACCGCGTCGCGGACGAGGACGAGGCCGTCCAGATCGCCAACGACACCGGGTTCGGACTCGGCTCCTACGTCTTCACGACGGATCCCGCGCAGGCCGAACGCGTGGCCGACCGGATCGAAGCGGGCATGGTCTACGTCAACCTCGTGCTCGCCGACTCGCCGGAGTTGCCTTTCGGCGGGGTCAAGCGCAGCGGCACCGGACGCGAACTGGGCCTGCTCGCAGCAGACGAGTTCGTCAACAAGAAGCTCATCCGGGTGGCGCCGGGTGCGGCGGGTGGGGCCGGCGGGGCGTAA
- a CDS encoding NAD-dependent succinate-semialdehyde dehydrogenase codes for MTAANEANLLERVPARLFIDGEWTDAAGGRTFAVRDPATGQVIREIADASPEDGIRALDAAVAAQDAWAATAPRTRSEILRRAFDLVQEHKEDLALLMTLEMGKPLAEARGEVGYGGEFLRWFSEEAVRIAGRYGLNPEGTGRMIVSQRPVGPSFFITPWNFPLAMATRKIAPALAAGCTVVIKPPELTPLTTLFFTQLLVEAGVPAGVVNVVTTTTSADVSGPIIADPRLRKLSFTGSTPVGRKLIAQAAEGVLRVSMELGGNAPFVVFDDADLDKAVDGAILAKFRNIGQACTAANRFIVHAAVAEEFTRRVTERVTAMPVGRGTEDGVQIGPLIDDKAVAKATELVADAVSRGARVLTGGSALDGPGTFYQPTVVAGVPAGSAILSEEIFGPVLAIATFTDEDEAVRLANDTEYGLVSYVFTQDLARGHRMIDRLETGMMGLNVGVVSNAAAPFGGVKQSGVGREGGLEGIHEYLSTKYTLIPVD; via the coding sequence ATGACCGCAGCGAACGAAGCGAACCTGCTCGAACGGGTTCCGGCCCGCCTGTTCATCGACGGGGAGTGGACGGATGCCGCCGGCGGCCGCACCTTCGCGGTGCGCGACCCCGCCACCGGCCAGGTCATCCGCGAGATCGCGGACGCCTCGCCCGAAGACGGCATCCGTGCCCTCGACGCCGCCGTCGCCGCGCAGGACGCGTGGGCGGCGACGGCGCCGCGCACGCGCAGCGAGATCCTGCGACGCGCATTCGACCTGGTGCAGGAGCACAAGGAGGACCTCGCGCTGCTGATGACGCTGGAGATGGGAAAGCCGCTGGCCGAAGCCCGCGGCGAGGTGGGGTACGGCGGCGAGTTCCTGCGCTGGTTCAGCGAGGAGGCGGTGCGCATCGCCGGCCGCTACGGACTGAACCCCGAAGGCACCGGGCGGATGATCGTCTCGCAGCGCCCCGTCGGGCCGTCTTTCTTCATCACACCGTGGAACTTCCCGCTCGCGATGGCCACCCGCAAGATCGCTCCCGCGCTGGCAGCGGGGTGCACCGTGGTGATCAAGCCTCCCGAGCTCACGCCGCTGACGACCCTCTTCTTCACGCAGCTGCTGGTGGAGGCGGGTGTGCCCGCCGGGGTGGTCAACGTCGTCACGACGACGACCTCGGCCGATGTGTCGGGCCCGATCATCGCCGACCCGCGACTGCGCAAGCTCTCGTTCACCGGGTCGACCCCGGTGGGGCGCAAGCTCATCGCGCAGGCGGCGGAGGGGGTGCTGCGGGTGTCGATGGAGCTGGGCGGCAACGCGCCCTTCGTCGTGTTCGACGACGCTGACCTCGACAAGGCGGTCGACGGGGCGATACTGGCGAAGTTCCGCAACATCGGGCAGGCCTGCACCGCGGCGAACCGGTTCATCGTGCACGCCGCGGTCGCCGAGGAATTCACCCGCCGGGTGACCGAGCGGGTCACCGCGATGCCGGTCGGTCGCGGCACCGAGGACGGCGTGCAGATCGGCCCCCTCATCGACGACAAGGCGGTCGCGAAGGCGACCGAACTGGTGGCGGATGCCGTCTCGCGCGGTGCCCGCGTGCTCACCGGCGGCAGCGCCCTCGACGGCCCCGGCACCTTCTACCAGCCGACCGTGGTCGCCGGCGTCCCCGCCGGCAGCGCGATCCTGAGCGAGGAGATCTTCGGCCCGGTGCTGGCGATCGCCACTTTCACCGACGAGGACGAAGCCGTGCGCCTGGCCAACGACACCGAGTACGGCCTGGTGTCGTACGTCTTCACGCAGGATCTCGCCCGCGGACACCGGATGATCGACCGCCTCGAGACGGGCATGATGGGCCTGAACGTCGGGGTCGTCTCCAACGCCGCCGCGCCGTTCGGCGGGGTCAAGCAATCCGGTGTCGGGCGCGAAGGCGGCCTCGAAGGCATCCACGAATACCTCTCCACCAAGTACACGCTGATCCCCGTCGACTGA